One region of Brassica napus cultivar Da-Ae chromosome A10, Da-Ae, whole genome shotgun sequence genomic DNA includes:
- the LOC106419442 gene encoding polygalacturonase inhibitor 1, whose amino-acid sequence MDHKTNTTLLFSLLFFITYLITIATSKDLCNQNDKNTLLKIKKSLNNPYHLASWHPETDCCSWYCLECGDATVNHRVISLTIFAGQISGQIPPEVGDLPYLQSLMFHRITNITGQIPSTITKLKYLRSLRLSWLNLTGPVPEFLSQLMNLEYLSLSFNQLSGSIPSSLALLPKLSYVDLSRNKLTGTIPESFGSFPAELAYLILSHNQLSGSIPKSLGNLDFNRIDFSRNKFTGDASMLFGANKTTFSIDLSRNIFQFDLSRVVLHESLGVLDLNHNGITGSIPVQWTEYSLQILNVSYNRLCGPIPTGGSLQRFDSYTYFHNKCLCGAPLDSSCK is encoded by the exons ATGGATCATAAGACAAACACGACACTGCTTTTCTCGCTCTTGTTTTTCATCACGTACCTCATCACCATCGCGACATCGAAAGATCTATGTAACCAAAACGACAAAAACACCCTCCTTAAAATCAAGAAGTCCCTAAACAACCCTTACCACCTCGCCTCGTGGCACCCCGAAACCGACTGCTGCTCCTGGTACTGCCTCGAATGCGGCGACGCCACAGTTAACCACCGCGTCATCTCCCTAACCATATTCGCCGGTCAGATATCCGGTCAGATCCCGCCTGAAGTCGGTGACTTACCGTATCTTCAGAGTCTTATGTTCCACAGGATCACTAACATCACCGGTCAGATCCCATCCACCATCACCAAGCTTAAGTATCTCCGTTCTCTCAGGCTTAGCTGGTTGAACCTCACCGGCCCGGTTCCTGAGTTTCTGAGTCAGCTCATGAATCTTGAATACTTAAGCCTTTCCTTCAATCAGCTCTCTGGTTCCATACCTAGCTCTCTCGCTTTGTTACCTAAACTTTCTTACGTTGATCTTAGTAGGAATAAGCTTACAG GTACAATACCAGAGTCATTTGGATCGTTTCCAGCAGAACTTGCTTACCTTATCTTATCACACAACCAGCTCTCCGGTTCGATACCCAAATCACTAGGCAACCTTGATTTTAACCGGATAGATTTCTCAAGGAACAAGTTCACAGGCGATGCTTCGATGTTGTTTGGTGCCAACAAAACGACGTTTTCCATTGACTTATCAAGAAACATATTCCAGTTTGATCTGTCCAGAGTTGTGCTCCATGAGTCACTTGGTGTACTGGACTTGAACCACAATGGGATCACAGGGAGTATTCCGGTTCAGTGGACTGAATATTCTCTCCAAATCTTAAACGTTAGCTATAACAGACTGTGTGGACCCATCCCCACTGGAGGAAGTCTTCAGAGATTTGATTCTTATACATATTTTCATAACAAGTGTTTATGTGGTGCACCTCTTGATAGTAGTTGCAAGTAA